In Fluviicola sp., the sequence GCGAAAGACCTCCTTTCCGCACATTTCGGAAAAGGATTTGTTGCTGTTGAAACAGAAGCTGAATTGAGCAGCTACGAAGCAGGGGCAAAACAAATCCCGTTTGTGGTACTTGGTTCGTGCAAAGGTTCTGACCTGGTCGGAATCCGTTACGAACAACTGTTGCCGGGCGCATTACCGTATGAAAATGCGGATCAGGCTTTCCGTGTTATTTCCGGAGATTTCGTAACGACCTCGGATGGTACGGGAATCGTGCACATTGCGCCTACTTTCGGTGCGGATGATGCGCGCGTGGCTGCAGAATCAGGAGTTCCTGCGATGCTTGTTCTGGATGAGAAAGGTGTTCCGGTTCCTTTGGTGGATTTACGCGGACGTTTCCGCCCGGAAGTTTCCGATCCGCTTTTCGGTTTGGGAGGTGAATATGTGAAAGCAGATTACCTGACAGACGAAGAAACGGAAGCTGAATTTCAAAAACAGCGCGCAGGATTGAAGTCTGTGATCCCGGATTTGAAAGCATACATGTCGGTGGATGAGCGCATTGCTCTGAAACTGAAAATCGAGAACAAAGCATTTAAGATCGAGAAATACGAACACAGTTACCCGCATTGCTGGAGAACAGATAAATCCGTTTTGTACTATCCGCTGGATTCTTGGTTTATCAAAGTGACCAACGTGAAAGAGCGCATGATTGCTCTGAACAATACGATCAACTGGAAACCGGCTTCTACAGGAAGCGGGCGTTTCGGGGAATGGTTGAAAAATGCCAACGACTGGAACCTTTCCCGTTCCCGTTATTGGGGAATTCCGATCCCGATCTGGTCAACAGAAGACGGTGATGAGCGCGTTTGTATTTCGTCCGTAGAACAATTGAAAGCGGAATGCGAAAAAGCGGTTTCGGCTGGTTTCATGACTGCAAACCCGTTGGAAGGATTTAAACCGAATAATTTCTCGAAGGAGAACTACGCACAAATCGATCTGCATAAAAATTATGTGGATGAAATTACACTGGTTTCTGCTTCCGGAAAGCCGATGAAGCGCGAAAGTGATCTGATCGATGTGTGGTTCGATTCGGGAGCGATGCCGTATGCACAATGGCATTATCCGTTCGAGAATAAAGAATTGATTGACAATAACCGCTCGTATCCTGCAGATTTTATTGCGGAAGGGGTGGACCAAACGCGCGGATGGTTCTACACGTTGCATGCAATTGCTACGATGTGTTTTGATTCGGTGGCCTACAAGAATGTTGTTTCCAACGGGTTGGTACTGGACAAGGACGGACAGAAAATGTCCAAGCGTTTAGGAAATGCCGTAGATCCGTTTGAAACCTTGTCGAAATACGGTCCGGATGCGACGCGCTGGTACATGATTACCAATGCGCAGCCGTGGGACAACCTGAAGTTCGATACAGATGGAATTTCGGAAGTGCAGCGCAAATTCTTCGGAACGCTTTACAACACGTATTCATTCTTTGCATTGTATGCAAACATTGACGGGTTTAATTATTCGGAAGCAGAAATTCCGTTGGAAGAGCGTCCGGAAATCGACCGCTGGATTTTGTCGAAACTGAATTCATTGATTGCTCAGGTAGATGAGGCTTATGCTTCTTTCGAACCGACGAAAGCAGGCCGTTTGATCCAGGATTTCGTAACGGATCAGTTGTCGAATTGGTATGTACGCCTTTGCCGCAGACGTTTTTGGAAGGGTGATTACGAAGCAGATAAGATCTCGGCATACCAAACATTATACACCTGTCTGGAAGCAGTTGCGATCATGGGTTCACCGATTGCACCGTTCTATCTGGATCAGTTATTCTCGGATCTGAATGAGCTTTCGGGCCGTCATCCGGTGAATTCGGTTCATTTGGCATTCTTCCCGAAATCGAACACAGACCTGATCGATTTGGAACTGGAAGCACAAATGGAAATTGCTCAGAACGTTTCTTCTCTGGTACTCGGATTGCGTGCGAAAGAGAAAATCCGTGTGCGTCAGCCGCTTCAAAAGATCATGGTTCCTGTTCTGAATGCCCAGTTTGCTAAAAATATCGAGCACGTTCAGGCATTGATCCTTTCAGAAGTGAATGTGAAAGAACTGGAATTGCTGGATGCATCGAATAATGTCTTTGTGAAATCCATCAAAGCCAATTTCAAGACCATCGGGCCGAAATACGGAAAACAGATGAAGTCTATTGCTGCTTTGGTAGCACAAATGGACCAGGATGGTATTGCGCAAATCGAGCAAAACCAAGGCTGGAGAGGACAAGTTGACGGAGAAGAAGTAATCCTTGACTTGAGCGATTTTGAAATCCGGGCGGAAGACATTCCGGGATGGTTGGTTGCGTCTGAAAACGGGTTGACCGTTGCTTTGGATTCGACTATTACCGAGTCTTTGCGTATGGAAGGAGTTGCCAGGGAATTGGTGAACCGTATCCAGAACCTGCGCAAGGATTCCGGATTGGAGGTTACGGACAAAATCCGTTTAACACTCAAATCTTCCGAATTCATCCAGCTTGCAGCAGAAGCAAATAAGCAGTTTATCTGTGATGAGGTTCTGGCAACGGATTTAAAGATCACTTCCGATTCTTTCGAAGGACTTTCTACAGATATAGAAGAAGATGCGGATACATTGATCCGTGTGGATAAGATCTGATTTTAAAAGAATAAATTAAAAGGCCTTCATTTGAGGGCCTTTTTCCAACTAACCGGAGCAATTTTCCGTTCAGGACAATAACCATAATAAATCAAAAAACCATGGTAAACAGATTACTAGTTATCTTTTTTCTTTTCTGCTCAACAATCTATGCACAGGATTTGGGGTGGACTATTTCCAATGAGGGTGCAACATCGAACGGATCTTATGTGGAAATAGATGCTGCCGGAAATGTTTATGTATATGGAAGTTTTTCGGATAGCGTGGATTTGGATCCATCTGCAGGAGTTGCACAATACACTACTATTAATTCAGTAACTGAACCCTATCTGGCAAAATATGATCGCTCCGGGAATTATTTGTGGTCTAAAAAAATGACGGGTTTTCTGCCCCAGGGCAGTGAACGGGATTTAATGGTGCTTGATTCACAGGGAAATATTTTGCTTGCTGTGAATTTTCAAGATTCGCTGGTTGATTTGAATGATAGTACTTATTACTCTTTGGCCGGTTCTCGGGACATGGGAATTCTGAAATTAGACGGAAATGGAAATCAGTTATGGTTTAAGCTTGTACAAAGTAGTTCAAACGAGTGGTTCCATTTTATTGATAACGATAATCAGGATCACCTTTTGTTGAGCGGATCATTCACCGGAGCTTTGGATGTTGATCCTGGTTCCGGTACCGAAATCATTTCGCCTGACAGCTATGTAGGAAACTTCCTCTTGAAGCTGGACGAATCGGGAGCATTTGAATGGGTTAGGACCTGGAATGAAGGAATAGGTGTATCGGACCTGGTAATTGATACTTCCCGGAATATCTGGATTACCGGTAGTTTCATGGATACGGTCGATTTAGATCCATCTGCGGGTGATTTCACGGTGCAGAATCCGTCGAGTAATCCACAGTCTTTTGTCTTGAAATTAACCCCGGACGGAAATTTTACGTGGGCAAAAACAATTGTAAGCACGATTCTGGCTTATTCGGACAGAATAGCCTTAACTGCAAACAATGAAGCAATAATCGGAGGACGTTATCAGGGCATGGTACAAATGGGTTCCGAAACCTATAATTTGCCCAACAATTTGAATGCGTATTTGTTGAAGCTCGATGAAAACGGTACGGTGCAATGGTCTCGTA encodes:
- the ileS gene encoding isoleucine--tRNA ligase; protein product: MSQKYNEYSGLNLPNVAQSVLEKWKNERVFEASISTREGAEPFVFFEGPPSANGLPGIHHVMARSIKDIFCRYQTLKGKQVKRKAGWDTHGLPVELGVEKELGITKEDIGKKISVDDYNKACREAVMRYTDIWNRLTEEMGYWVDMDDPYITYDPKYMESVWWLLGQLYEKNLLYKGYTIQPYSPMAGTGLSSHELNQPGCYRDVKDTTVVAQFKIKDGQELPFHDNVGTQGIAYLLAWTTTPWTLSSNTALCVGPNIEYVLVSTFNPYTHEPIQVVLAKDLLSAHFGKGFVAVETEAELSSYEAGAKQIPFVVLGSCKGSDLVGIRYEQLLPGALPYENADQAFRVISGDFVTTSDGTGIVHIAPTFGADDARVAAESGVPAMLVLDEKGVPVPLVDLRGRFRPEVSDPLFGLGGEYVKADYLTDEETEAEFQKQRAGLKSVIPDLKAYMSVDERIALKLKIENKAFKIEKYEHSYPHCWRTDKSVLYYPLDSWFIKVTNVKERMIALNNTINWKPASTGSGRFGEWLKNANDWNLSRSRYWGIPIPIWSTEDGDERVCISSVEQLKAECEKAVSAGFMTANPLEGFKPNNFSKENYAQIDLHKNYVDEITLVSASGKPMKRESDLIDVWFDSGAMPYAQWHYPFENKELIDNNRSYPADFIAEGVDQTRGWFYTLHAIATMCFDSVAYKNVVSNGLVLDKDGQKMSKRLGNAVDPFETLSKYGPDATRWYMITNAQPWDNLKFDTDGISEVQRKFFGTLYNTYSFFALYANIDGFNYSEAEIPLEERPEIDRWILSKLNSLIAQVDEAYASFEPTKAGRLIQDFVTDQLSNWYVRLCRRRFWKGDYEADKISAYQTLYTCLEAVAIMGSPIAPFYLDQLFSDLNELSGRHPVNSVHLAFFPKSNTDLIDLELEAQMEIAQNVSSLVLGLRAKEKIRVRQPLQKIMVPVLNAQFAKNIEHVQALILSEVNVKELELLDASNNVFVKSIKANFKTIGPKYGKQMKSIAALVAQMDQDGIAQIEQNQGWRGQVDGEEVILDLSDFEIRAEDIPGWLVASENGLTVALDSTITESLRMEGVARELVNRIQNLRKDSGLEVTDKIRLTLKSSEFIQLAAEANKQFICDEVLATDLKITSDSFEGLSTDIEEDADTLIRVDKI
- a CDS encoding T9SS type A sorting domain-containing protein: MVNRLLVIFFLFCSTIYAQDLGWTISNEGATSNGSYVEIDAAGNVYVYGSFSDSVDLDPSAGVAQYTTINSVTEPYLAKYDRSGNYLWSKKMTGFLPQGSERDLMVLDSQGNILLAVNFQDSLVDLNDSTYYSLAGSRDMGILKLDGNGNQLWFKLVQSSSNEWFHFIDNDNQDHLLLSGSFTGALDVDPGSGTEIISPDSYVGNFLLKLDESGAFEWVRTWNEGIGVSDLVIDTSRNIWITGSFMDTVDLDPSAGDFTVQNPSSNPQSFVLKLTPDGNFTWAKTIVSTILAYSDRIALTANNEAIIGGRYQGMVQMGSETYNLPNNLNAYLLKLDENGTVQWSRNIQCQGVNSISEIKVLSDGTILFLGSFYDTTYFMAPTTGLQLIPNNPYDTYCAWYNSAGDVRWATRFEGTGGILVMDLAKDSGDTVVMTGFYTGDFDFNLGPAVEAETTQSYYHGFVKKMYFDKLISLGIEKKKSIQISYSNPVNDRLLYQSDSKIEKASVFSLNGSLVREINAPAGEIDFQGIESGMYLVHFESGEGIVTARIVRL